The Chthoniobacterales bacterium region CGGGGATTGGCCGGGCACGAGCTTCGAGAGCGGAATGCGGCACGCTGGCAACCCCGCCAGCCAGGTCCAGATCGCGGGGTAGATGGCAAGGTAAACGGTGAGGCCGAACCAGCCCGCTGCGGTGACTTTTCCCAGCCAGAAGAAGGTCATGCCGAAGAAGAAGACGCCGCCGAGCCAGCCGACCAGGAAGCGTTTGGAGCCAGATAATTTCCCAAACCACGCCGCGCAAAGCAGGGGAATGAGTGCCAGCCATACCAGCCAGTCCTGCTCATACGGCGCGAAGCTGAAGGTGAGCATGATCCCGCTGAAAATCGCCGCCAGCCACGGCCAGGAGTTGCGGAGGAAAAGTTTCATGGGAGTTCGATGCTAATGGCCGCTTCCCAATTTGCAATTGCCGGTCATTCGCCGGAAGATCGGCTCCCCATGCTGCCCATTTACGAAATCTCCGCCGCCATCGCCGCTGCTGCCCGGCGGCCCAAGGCGCGCTTGCTCGTGCAGGCTCCGACAGGCTCGGGAAAATCGACCCAGATTCCGCAGATTCTGCACCAGTCGGGTCTCACTCAAACCGGTCAGATCGTGCTCCTGCAACCGCGCCGTCTCGCCGCCCGGATGCTGGCGGATCGTGTCGCGCACGAGATGGGCGAAAAAACCGGCGGGCTGGTGGGTTATCAAATCCGGCTGGAAAATCGCACGTCCGCCGCGACGAAGATCCGTTTCGTGACGGAGGGGATTCTTCTGCGGCAAATGATCCATGATCCGAGTTTGAGCGGAGTGCAGGTGGTGGTTTTCGACGAATTTCACGAGCGCCATCTTTACGGCGACATCACGCTGGCGCGCGCGCTCGATTTGCAGGACACGACGCGGCCCGACCTCGTCATCGTCGTGATGTCGGCGACTTTGGACACAGTTAAGTTAGAGGATTATCTGGCTCCCTGCACCGTGCTAACATCGGAGGGTAGAATGCATCCGGTGGAGATCGAATACCTCGACAAACCGGTCGGCCCCGAATACCCGATCTGGGATCTGGCCGCCGATGAGCTGGATCGATTGTTAGGAAAAACACCGGGCGATGCGCTCGTTTTCATGCCCGGTGCTTACGAGATTCAGCGCACGATCGAGGCGATCCGGCGGACGAGCCGGGGAGTGTTAGTCTTGCCGCTGCATGGCGAGCTGCCCGCGGCGGATCAGGACGCGGCGGTGAGCAAGCACGATGTTAGGAAAGTCGTCGTCTCTACTAACGTCGCGGAGACTTCCCTAACCATCGACGGCATCACCATCGTGGTGGATTCGGGTCTGGCTCGTGTCGCGAAATTCGATCCGCAGCGTGGGATCAACACGTTGTTAGTCGAAAAAATTTCCCGCTCCTCCGCCGACCAGCGCGCCGGTCGTGCTGGTCGCACCGCCCCCGGACGCTGCCTGCGTTTGTGGACGGCGCACGAGCACTCGCTGCGCGCGCCGCAAGATTTGCCAGAGGTGAAAAGGCTTGATCTCAGCGAGGTCGTTCTAACACTCAAGGCGGGCGATGTTAGAAATGTCCACGACTTCCGCTGGCTGGAAAAACCCGAGGCGAAAGGGTTGCAGCGCGCGGAGAATTTGCTGGTCGATCTCGGCGCGGTGGACCACGAAATGATCACGCCACTCGGCCGCCGGATGCTGGCGTTTCCGGTGCATCCGCGTTACGCCCGGATGTTTTTGATGGCGCAGGAACTCGGCTGTGTGCGCGGTTGCGCGTTGTTAGCAGCAATGACGCAGGGCAGGGGAATCTTGCTGCGCAGCCAGGGCCGCAAGATGGATGATTTGCGCGATGACATTCTCGGCTCTGAGGCGGAGTCGGATTTCTTTCTAGCCATTCGCGCCTGGCGTTACGCGGTGAAGGCAGGGCCGGATCGCAGCAAGCAGCTCGGCATTCATTACGCGACTGCGCGTCAGATTCAGCAACTCTTCGATCAGTTTCTGCGCATCGCAGCGGATGAGAAGTTAGATATTACTGAAACTCCGATGAACGGCGAGGCACTGGCGAAATGTTTGTTAGCAGGCTTCTCCGATCAAGTCGCGCGGCGGATGGATAGCGGCACACTCCAGTGCGAACTGGTTCACGCGCGTCGCGGAGTACTAGCACGAGACAGCGTGGTGCAAAAACATCCGTTGTTAGTCATCGGCGAAATTCGCGAAATCGAAGGCCGCGACAAGGAGTTGAACACGCTCCTAACCTTGGCGACGGCAATTCAGGAAGACTGGTTGCGCGAGATGTTTCCTGCGGATTTTTCAGAATCGACTTCGGTTCGATTCGACCCTACTCAACGCCGCGTGATCGCCGAGACGAGCCGCCGTTTTCGCGATCTCACCTTGGAAAAACCCAAGGCCAGTCCACCGCCTCCGGGTGAGGCTGCGCGGGTGCTGGCCGAGGAAGTCGTCGCTGGCCGGCTCGTGCTGGAAAACTGGGATCACACCGTCGAGCAATGGATCATTCGCCTGAATCGCCTTGCCGAATGGGCTCCGGAATTGGCTTTGCCGGCGCTGACTTTGGAAGATCGCACGACGTTGATCGAGCAACTCTGCCTCGGCGCGGTGGGTTACAAGGAGATCAAGGAAAAGTCGGTTTGGCCGACGGTGAAAAGCTGGCTGAGTCGAGTTCAACTCGACTGGCTCGACACCCACGCGCCGGAAAAAATTGAGCTACCGGGTCTGGCCAAGCCACGTGCGATCAAGCTGGTGTATGCAGAAACAGGGCCGCCGACTTTGGCAGCGCGCATCCAGGATTTGTTTGGTGTGGAGCGCGATCTAACCATTTGCATGGGACGCGTTCCGGTGTTGATCCAGGTGTTGGCTCCGAACCATCGACCGGTGCAGGTGACACAGAGCCTGACGACGTTTTGGAAGGAAAGTTATCCTCTGCTGAAGCAGCAGTTGCAGCGGAAATATCCACGTCACGAATGGCGCTAGAGCGGAGTTAGATAGCTATCCAACTCCGAGTGAAAATAAAAAAAGCCGGGTCTGCATGGAAGCAGCCCGGCTTTTTTATTGAACTTAACTAGCGGAAGTTAGAATGCGAAACGAACGCCCGTGCGAACCGACGGGAAGTTGTTTTTGCCACCGTCAACCACAGTCCAGCGACCGTCGGTGAAAACACCGAAGTTGCGGGTGATGCGATATTCGACTCCAGCGCCAGCGTGACCTTCGATGAGAGTGTCATCGTTGTTGTTGCCGTTGTCGTTGTTGTCGAGGACATCATCAATCACGTCGCCAGCGTCGTTGTGAGAGGTGAAATCACCGTTGCTGCCGTCTGCGTTGAAGATGGCGCCGCCACCAACGTAAACGTAAGGAGCCCAACCGGACTCACCGATTGGCATGCGATAGAACACATTCAAGGCTGCGGAGCCCACAGTGTCGTTATCGTTGCGCTGGGTGCGAAGAGCCTGGCCTTCGAGTCCGATGCCGATGTTCTTGGTGAAGAAGCGGTTTACTGCGAGACCACCGCCAAAAGCGTGATCGCCGAGGATGCGCTCGTTGGTGGATTCGGTGAATGCGTAGGTGCCGAACAGATCGATGGTCCATTCAGGGCCATAGAGAGACACTGCTGTCTGTTGTTCGACTACGTTTTTGCTGCTAGGAGCAACATAGGTGCTGCCCGCGATAGCGGAAGCGCCCATAGCTGCAACGGCTGCCAGAGTAAGGAGGTTTGTTTTCATTGGTTTCTTTTTTTGGGTTAATGTAGGGATCGCATTGGGGGATGCGAGTGGTTACACTAAGCCAAACGATTCAGAGCAGCAAGCGGCCTTATTTTTTTGGACTTTAATCAGGCGGCTACCTGACCCCCGGTCTGGAGCGTGCCGATGAATGTCTCCATGCGGTCCATGGCGATCTTGATTTGATCGAGATTGGTCGCAAAACAGCAGCGCACAAAACCCTCGCCGCTGGGGCCGAAAGCCGGGCCGGGAACGACGGCGACATTCTGCGTTTGCAGGAGGCCGAGCGAGAAATCCTTGCTGCTGATCCCGAGATGGTCGATGCGCGGGAAAATATAGAAGCTGCCCTTCGGAGAATGACATGGAAGTCCGAGGTCGTGGCAGCGGCTGACGATGAAATTGCGGCGCAACTCGTATTGGTCGCGCATCATTTTCACCGATGCCGCGCCGTTTTCCAGGGCCTCGATGGCCGCTTCCTGGGCGATAATGCTGGCGCACATGATGGCGTATTGGTGGACCTTCATCATGGCTTCGATCAAGGCCGCCGGGGCGCAGGCGTAGCCGATGCGGAAGCCGGTCATGGCGAAGGATTTCGAGCAGCCGTGAATGAAAATCGTCCGTTCGCGCATCCCGGGCAGGCTGACGATGGAGTGATGCTGCGCGCCGTCGAAGGTGAGTTCGCTGTAAATCTCGTCCGTGATGACGACCAGATTGTGCTGCTCACAAAGGGCGGCGATTTTCACGAGTTCCTCGCGAGTCTGGGTCGCGCCAGTCGGATTAGTCGGGAAATTGAGCATCAGCACCTTCGAGCGCGGGGTGATTTTCTCCGCGAGCGATGCAGCGGTGAGGCTGAAATTATCCTCGGGCTTGGTCGAAACCGCCACCGGCACGCCGTAAGCCAGCGCGATGCTCGGGCTGTAGGAAACGTAGCAGGGCTCGTGATAAATGACCTCGTCGCCGGGGTTGAGCAAAGCGCGGAGAGCAAGATCGATCGCCTCGGATGCTCCCACAGAAATGAGCACCTCGGTGATCGGGCTGTATTCGACTCCGAACCGCTCGGAGGTCCATTTGCTGACGGCCTGGCGTAGCTTGGGCAACCCGAGATTCGATGTGTAAGTCGTGCGGCCTTTTTCCAAGGCAAAAATGGCGGCCTCGCGGATGTGCCAGGGCGTGACGAAATCCGGCTCGCCGACTCCCAGCGAGATGACGTCTTTCATGGATTGCACTAACTCGAAGAAGTCACGGATGCCGGACTTCGGAATGTCGCGGACGTGGTCGGCGATATGTGAGGAAATGGACATAGATGCGAGTTAGGGCGCAACGGAGAGTCGGCCATTGGCCACCTCTGCGTGGGCCAGAATGCCATTCGACTTGTAGGTTTTGAGGCGGAAACTTGTGGCCGTGCTCAGCACGCCCTCGATGGTAGCCAGTTTCTCGGTGACGAACATCGCGATCTCGCGCAAGTCGGTGCCCTCGACCACCACGGCCAGATCGTAGCCGCCGCTCATCAAATAGCAGCTTTTCACCTGGTCAAATTGCGAGATGCGTCCCGCCAATCGATTGAAACCGCCGCCGCGCTCGGGCGTAATGCGGACCTCGATCATCGCGGTCACATTCTTCGAGTTGGCGCGCTCCTCGTCGAGAATCGCCTGGTAGCCCAGAATAATGCCGTCCGCTTCGAGCGCGGCGATGCGTTCTGAGACGACTTCCACAGTGGTCTGGAGTTGGCGCGCGATGTCCTCTTTCGAGGCATGAGCGTCGGTGGAGAGGATGGAGAGTAGTTTGGAGTCCATAAAGTGCGTTCTAATCGCCAAAGGCAATGTCCACGGAGCGGGCGGTTTCGACCATCTGATGATCGGGTGGCACGGTGCGCAGCCGATGCACGGCGTCGGCGATCGGCACATCCATCACGATGTAATTCTGGTAGCTGACCATCCGGCCAAACTTCTCTTCCTCGATCATTTTCACCGCGTGAACGCCGAAACGCGTCCCCAGGATGCGGTCGAGGCAGGTCGGCGCACCGCCACGCTGGAGGTGACCCAGCACGCAGGTGCGCGTCTCCTTACCCGTGCGGGCCACGATTTCATGAGTCACCTGCTCGCCAATGCCGCCCAAGCGATATTCCCCGGCGCGTTGCTCGGCAACGACCAGCGAGCCGTCCCGTGGACACGCCCCTTCCGCAACGACGACCATGGTGCTCTTGTAGCCCTCGGCCTCGCGGCGGCGGACGACCTCGGCCACTTTCTCATAATCAAACGGAATCTCTGGCAGCAAAATAATGTCCGCCCCGCCGGCGAGTCCGCCGTAGAGCGCGATCCAACCCGCATGGCGGCCCATTACTTCGAGCACCATCACGCGTTTGTGGCTGGAGGCCGTCGTGTGCAAACGATCCAGAGCATCGGCCACGCAGGCCACAGCGGAATCAAATCCAAACGTCATCGCCGTCGCCTCGAGGTCGTTGTCGATCGTCTTCGGCACGCCGATCATCGGGAAACCCTCCTCGTAAAGTTGCAGCGCGGTCGTCAGCGAACCGTCCCCGCCGATGGCGATCACGGCGTCCAGCTTCAAATCTTCAATCGTCTTCCGCGCCTTCGCCACTACCTCGGGCGGCGCGGCCATCTTCTTCCCGTCGCCGACCTTGGCGATGAAGTTTCCCTTGTTCGTCGTGCCGATCATCGTGCCGCCCAGCTGCATGATGCCCGCCGTGTTCGCACGGGTGAGTTGCATCGTTCTCACGGGAGGCAGGATGCCCTCGTATCCGTCAATAAACCCGAGCACTTCCCAGTCGAGATGCTCCGAGGCCCGGACGACACCGCGCAAGACTGCATTCAATCCGGGACAATCCCCGCCGCTGGTTAAAACTCCGATTTTCTTGCTCATGATGATTCTATTTCAGCTTGCGACCGCCGGCAGCCCATTGCTCCTCCAAGGCCCAGCCCCGGTTGAGCAGCGTCACCCCGGCGGAAAAACGATCCTGCGCACCCAACAACACCACCGTCACCCGGCGCGGAGTCACATACGTCTTGCCACCCTCCTCGCGCGTCTCCGGATCTTTCACCGCCGACACGATTAGGCATTCGCCCGCCGCCGTCGTCTTGCCCGTCTTCACCCCGTCGATGCCATCCTGGCCGAGGAGTTCATTGGTATTCTTCAGCAGATAACTCTCCGGCTTGAGCGCGCGCATGATCGAGATTTTGCGCTCCTTTTGCGAAACGTAGAACCGAAATCCCTTGTCCTGCATCGCGTAACGGGCCAGCACCGCCATGTCAGCCGAAGTCGAGTAGGGGAGCACCCCGCGAGCCGGCTCCAGCCCGTGCGGATTCAGAAACAACGTCCGCTCCAGACCCAGCGAACGCGACAGGGCATTCATCTGCGCCACAAACGTATCCACCGGGCCCAGATCACTCGGCTTCTCCGCCTTTAACGAACGCCCCACATGCGCGGCCAGCGTGTAAGCGGCGGCATTGTCGGATTGCAGCAACGCGCAATAAAGCAGATCGCGCACCGAGACGAAATCCCCGGGCGTCAACCCCACCGGATTCGACCCCTCCATGCGGGCGATCTCCTCGGGCACCGGCACGAGTTCCGCCACATCGTGCTTCGTGGCCCGGCACCAATCCAGCACCACCATCGCCGTGCAAATCTTCGTCAGACTGGCCACCTGACGCTTCTTCGAGCCATTCGAGGACTCCAGGACGTGCCCCGTTTCATTGTCGAGAATCGTGTAAGCCTCCACGCCATAAGGATTGGAAGCCGCGCGGGAAACAGTGGGCAGAGCCGAGAGAAAAAGGGATGCCAGAACGATGGAACAGAGACGGGAAAGCATGGACCGCACAGTCTATGGAAGAAGCCCCGCTTGGCAATAACGAACCGCGCCCCGTGCGTTATTCTGGCGCAATCACGCAGGCCCCGCATCGGCAGCGATGCGCAGCCTTGGCCACGGAGGGAATCGGGACCTTACTGCGCTCTTCCAAACTCCGTTTATCGGCGCGAGGAAACAGAGTTTCCTAGGCAAGTTCATTTCCAAACAGGAGTTTGGAAATGAGGGAAAGAGCAGACTGCAGCCTCTCTTCGCTGAAGCGCATTGTTAGCTGCGCCTAACCCTTGGGATTGATTCCAATGCAGCGTGCAGCCGGGCGGTCAGTGCTGACGAGCGATCGGTGTTGTTTTTGGAAATACGCGGTTGCACTGGCACTCGAATTGTTCGTTAGTTCTCGAATGAGTTGGGCGGGTGATTCGTTCGGCACAACCTCTTTCCCGCTGTGAATTCTTACCAACCCAAGACCGTTCTCTCCGAGCGGATGCTGCTCATTCTGCTGGCCGGGGTGCAGTTTACCCACATCATGGATTTCATGATCATGATGCCGCTCGGGCCGCAGCTCATGCGCCAGCTCTCGATCTCGGCGGCGCAATTTAGCGGGTTGATCTCGGCTTACACGATCACGGCGGGCGTGATCGGACTGCTGGCCGCGCCGTTCATGGATCGCTTTGACCGGCGGCGCGTGCTGGTGGTGAGTTACATCGGATTCATCCTCGGCACCTACGCCTGTGCGACGGCGCATACGGTCGGCGGTTTGCTCATGGCGCGTGCGGTTTGCGGGGCCTTTGGCGGTGTGTCGAACGCCACGATCATGGCCATCGTCGGCGACATCGTGCCGCCGCAACGACGCGGGACCGCCATGGGAATCATTATGACCTCGTTTTCGGCGGCGGCCGCGCTGGGAGTTCCATTTGGCTTGTACCTGGCGCAAAATTACCGGTGGGAAACCCCGTTCATGCTCCTCGTGGGCCTCTCCACGGTAGTCGAAGTCTTGCTCCTGGTTTTCCTGCCGAGTGTGCGCGAACACCTCGTGGGCGGAACCCCGGCTTCGCTGAAAAACTTCTTTGCGCTGCTCGGCAACGCCAACGCCTGGCGCGCGCTGATCTTCATGGCCGCGCTGGTTTTCGGCCACTTCTCGATCATCCCATTTCTCTCGCCGCACCTCGTTTTCAATGTCGGCCTGCCCGAGAACGATCTGATTTATGTCTATCTCGTCGGCGGTTTGCTGACGATTGTCACGTCGCCCATCGTGGGAAAAATGACGGATCACTATGGTCGCCACGAGGTTTTTACCGTGCTGATCGTCGTGGCCTCGTGCGTTATTTACCTCATCGCCAACGCGCATCATCAGTCGGTCGCGACGATTCTGGTGCTGGCGGGGTTGTTCTTTGTCTTCGCCAGCGGACGCTTCGTGCCGGGTCAGGCAACGATGACGCTGGCCGTGGAATCGAAGCAGCGCGGGGCGTTTATGAGTCTCAGCTCATGCACGCGGGACTTGTGCTCGGGATTTTCCGCGATGATCGGCGGAGTGATCGTGACGCGTTCGGCGGACGGGGGCCTGCTCCATTTCAATTGGCTGGGCTGGATCGCCATCGCGATGAGCGTCGTCAGCGTCGGGCTGATCCGCTGGGTGAAAGTGGTCGATCACACCCCGCACGTCGCCGATTCGGTGAACGAGCCGGAGTTTATCGAAGTCGGCTGACGGTTTGGGAGCGCACGCGCCTCGCGAAGGGCGCTTTTCCGGAAGAGACTTTGAGGCGGGACACCTCAAAGAACACGCGAGACGCGTGCGCTCCCGAAGCAACTTCTAGTGCGCGCCTGATTTCTGGCCGTAGTAGGCGGTCGGGCCGTGTTTGCGCAGGTAATGTTTGTCGAGCACGTGCTGCGGCAAACCGTTGGCCTGTGGAAAAATGGAGAGTGTTTTCAGCGCCATCTCGGCGACGATTTCGAGGGCTTGGGCGACTTCGACCGCGTGCAGCCCACTCGTGCTCCAGGCGAAAGGACCGTGGCCCTGGACGAGCACGGCGCGAATGGCGAGCGGATCGAGCCCGGCAAAACGCTCGATGATGACGTTCGCCGTTTCCAACTCGTAAGCGCGGCTCACTTCCTCGGGCGTCATGATGCGGGTGACCGGCACCGGGCCGTGAAAATAGTCCGCGTGAGTTGTTCCAAAACAGGGAATGGGCCGTCCCGCCTGCGCGAAGGCGACCGCTGTGCGCGAGTGCGTGTGGACGACCGAGCGAATGCCGTCAAACGCCTGGATCAGCCGCAAATGTGTCGGCGTGTCGGACGACGGACGCAGCGTTCCCGAGACGGTGGTGCCTTCAAAATCGAGGACCACGATGTCGTGCGCAGTGAGTTTTTTGTAATCCACCCCGCTGGGTTTGATCGCAAACAAACCCGCCTGACGGTCGGCGACGCTGACGTTTCCAAAGGTGAGATCGACCAGGCCCGTGGTGGGCAAAAGCAGATTGGCTTCGAGGCATTCCTCGCGGAGATCGGCGTGGTCCATGGGAGTTAGAACCGGCTCGGGGCGGTCTTCAGTTGGTGGTAAACCTCATTGTTCCGCAAGTCCTGCTGGAAGCTGCGGATCGTGGTGTCGGCGTCAATCGGCACAAACTCGATTCCAGCGATCTTCGCGAAATCTTCCAAATGCTCGCTCGTAACGGCGTAGCTGTAGCCGGTGTGATGCGCTCCGCCAGCATAAATCCAAGCGGCGCAGGCAGTTTTGAAATCGGGCAGGCATTTCCAGACGGCGCGGGCGACGGGCAGTTTCGGGAGCGGCTTGGGTGGCTTGATCGCGGTGACTTCGTTGACGATGAGCCGGAAACGGTTGCCGAGATCGACCAGGCTGGCGTTGAGCGCTGGACCCGCCGGAGCGTCGAAAACCATGCGGACGGGGTCTTCTTTTCCACCGATGCCGAGCGGATGAATCTCCAGAGTCGGCTTGGTGGCGGCGATGGTCGGGCAGACTTCGAGCATGTGCGAGCCGAGGACGAGATGGTTTTTCGGATCGAGATGATAGGTGTAATCCTCCATGAACGACGTGCCGCCGGGCAGATCCTCGCCCATGACTTTCATGGCGCGGAGCAGCGCGGCGGTCTTCCAGTCGCCCTCGGCGCCAAAGCCGTAGCCGTCGGCCATGAGGCGTTGCACGGCGAGCCCGGGAAGCTGGGTGAGCCCGTGCAAATCCTCGAAGGTGGTGGTAAAGCCCTTGAAATTTCCCGCGGTCAAAAAGGCGCGGAGTCCGAGTTCGATCTTGGCCGCGTCGCGCAGTGAGTCGTGTCTGGCTCCGCCCTTTTTCAAGGCCGCCGAGAGCGTGTAAAACTTGGAATATTGCGCGCAAAGATCGGTGACGTCCGCTCCGGGAATGGCGTTGATGCTGGCCGCGAGATCGCCGATACCGTAGCCGTTGACGGAGAAACCGAAGTTGGCCTCAGCCGCGACTTTATCGCCTTCCGTGACGGCGACGTAGCGCATGTTGTCGCCGAAACGGGCAAATTTTGCGCCCTGCCAGTCGTGCCAGGCGCGGGTGGCGCGCATCCAGGCAGCGATGCGATCCTGCACCTCGCGGTCCGACCAATGGCCGACGACGACTTTGCGCTGCAACCGGAGTCGCGTGTGAATGAACCCCGCCTCGCGGTCACCGTGCGCCGACTGGTTGAGGTTCATGAAATCCATGTCGATTGTGCCCCAAGGCAGATCGCGATTGAACTGCGTATGCAAATGCAGGAACGGCTTGTCGAGTTTGGTGAGTCCGCCGATCCACATTTTCGAGGGCGAAAAGGTGTGCATCCAGAGAACGAGACCCGCGCAATTCGCCGTGCTGTTGGCGTCGAGACAGAGCTGCCGGATTTCCTCGGGCGTCTTCAGGACGGGCTTGAAAACGAGGTTGAGCGGGAGCTTTTTGCTGAGGATCAGTTTCTCGACGATAGACTGCGAGTTCTCGGCGACTTGCGCGAGAACGGCCTCGCCGTAGAGGTGCTGACTGCCGGTGACGAACCAAATTTCTGGAGCGGACATAATGTGTTAGTGGGTGCGGAGTTGGATGAGAGTGGACATGACCTCGCTGAGGTCGGCGTGTTTGTTGGTGCCGCCAAAGGCATCGTGAATCTGGCGGTAAAGAACGTAAAGCTGATCGTAGATTTTCTGGTTGGCGGGAATCGGCTCGTAACTGACGGATTTGAGCGAGGTCATTTTCGCCTGGGCAGTGGGGAAATCGGGTTGCGCCCCGGCCAGCACCGCGGCGACCACGGCCGAGCCGAGCGCGCAGGCTTGCGACGAGCCTGCGACCTGCAACGTGCAGCCGGTAATGTCGGCGTAGATCTGCATGAGAAAGGCATTTTTCTCCGCGATGCCGCCGCAGCAAACGACGCGCTCCACGGGCACGCCGTATTCGCGAATCCGCTCGATAATCGCCCGTGCGCCAAACGCCGTCGCCTCGATGTAAGCCCGGTAAAGTTCCGCCGCCGTCGTGTGCAGCGTCTGGCCGAGGACGAGTCCGGTCAGCATCGGATTCACCAAAATCGTGCGGTTGCCATTGTGCCAATCGAGCGCGAGCAAACCGGAGCGACCGGGCGGCTGCGAAGCGACTTCGGCGATGAGTTCGGCGTGCGATTTTTTGTTTTCGAGGACGTATTCCACCCACCATTTGAAGATGTCGCCGACGGCGGATTGACCCGCCTCGATGCCGTAGAAACCGGGAAGAATCGCCCCGGGGACGATGCCGCAGATGCCGGGGATGTCGGCCACGGTTTTCTCCATGGAAACGACGCAGCAATCGCACGTCGAAGTGCCGATCGCCTTCACCAATGTGCCCTCGCTCACCCCGCTGCCGATCGCGCCGTAGTGAACGTCAAACGCGCCCATCGCGATGGGGATTCCAGCGGGGAGGCCGAGCTTTTTCGCCCATTCCTCGCAAAGCGTTCCGGCGGCGGTGCTGGCGTCGTGGGCTTTGTCGTAGAGCCGGCTGCGCAACGCGGCCAGTTTCGGGTCGAGCATGGCGAGAAATTCCTCGTCGGGCAGGCCATTCCAGTCGTCGGAGTAGAGCGCCTTGTGGCCCGCCGCGCAGATGCCGCGTTTGACTTGCAATGGATTCTGCACCCCGGCCAGAACGGCGGGAATAAAGTCGCAAAGTTCGACCCAACTGTGAGCCGCCTCGAAGACCTCGGGCGCGACGTTCAGACAATGCCAGATCTTCGACCAAAACCACTCCGACGAATAGGTGTTGCCGCATTTCGCGATGTATTGCGGGCGATGCGCGGCGGCGATTTTCGTAATGCTGGCCGCCTCGGCGTGGCTGGTGTGATCCTTCCAAAGCCAGCATTGCGCGGCAAGGGTGTCGGTAAATCGTGAGTCGAGTGCGAGTGGAATGTTCTTCGCATCGACCGGGATCGGACTCGAACCCGTGGTATCGACGCCAATGCCGACGATCCGAGTGGCATCGAAATCTGGGTCTTTCTGCGCGTCGGCAATCGCGCCGAGGACGGATTTTTC contains the following coding sequences:
- the araD gene encoding L-ribulose-5-phosphate 4-epimerase AraD; the encoded protein is MDHADLREECLEANLLLPTTGLVDLTFGNVSVADRQAGLFAIKPSGVDYKKLTAHDIVVLDFEGTTVSGTLRPSSDTPTHLRLIQAFDGIRSVVHTHSRTAVAFAQAGRPIPCFGTTHADYFHGPVPVTRIMTPEEVSRAYELETANVIIERFAGLDPLAIRAVLVQGHGPFAWSTSGLHAVEVAQALEIVAEMALKTLSIFPQANGLPQHVLDKHYLRKHGPTAYYGQKSGAH
- the araA gene encoding L-arabinose isomerase, translating into MSAPEIWFVTGSQHLYGEAVLAQVAENSQSIVEKLILSKKLPLNLVFKPVLKTPEEIRQLCLDANSTANCAGLVLWMHTFSPSKMWIGGLTKLDKPFLHLHTQFNRDLPWGTIDMDFMNLNQSAHGDREAGFIHTRLRLQRKVVVGHWSDREVQDRIAAWMRATRAWHDWQGAKFARFGDNMRYVAVTEGDKVAAEANFGFSVNGYGIGDLAASINAIPGADVTDLCAQYSKFYTLSAALKKGGARHDSLRDAAKIELGLRAFLTAGNFKGFTTTFEDLHGLTQLPGLAVQRLMADGYGFGAEGDWKTAALLRAMKVMGEDLPGGTSFMEDYTYHLDPKNHLVLGSHMLEVCPTIAATKPTLEIHPLGIGGKEDPVRMVFDAPAGPALNASLVDLGNRFRLIVNEVTAIKPPKPLPKLPVARAVWKCLPDFKTACAAWIYAGGAHHTGYSYAVTSEHLEDFAKIAGIEFVPIDADTTIRSFQQDLRNNEVYHQLKTAPSRF
- a CDS encoding ribulokinase is translated as MKFTLGIDYGTNSVRALIVDTANGREIATCIVHYPSGREGILLDANDHHLARQSPADYLFGLEKSVLGAIADAQKDPDFDATRIVGIGVDTTGSSPIPVDAKNIPLALDSRFTDTLAAQCWLWKDHTSHAEAASITKIAAAHRPQYIAKCGNTYSSEWFWSKIWHCLNVAPEVFEAAHSWVELCDFIPAVLAGVQNPLQVKRGICAAGHKALYSDDWNGLPDEEFLAMLDPKLAALRSRLYDKAHDASTAAGTLCEEWAKKLGLPAGIPIAMGAFDVHYGAIGSGVSEGTLVKAIGTSTCDCCVVSMEKTVADIPGICGIVPGAILPGFYGIEAGQSAVGDIFKWWVEYVLENKKSHAELIAEVASQPPGRSGLLALDWHNGNRTILVNPMLTGLVLGQTLHTTAAELYRAYIEATAFGARAIIERIREYGVPVERVVCCGGIAEKNAFLMQIYADITGCTLQVAGSSQACALGSAVVAAVLAGAQPDFPTAQAKMTSLKSVSYEPIPANQKIYDQLYVLYRQIHDAFGGTNKHADLSEVMSTLIQLRTH